A region from the Camarhynchus parvulus chromosome 23, STF_HiC, whole genome shotgun sequence genome encodes:
- the TMEM222 gene encoding transmembrane protein 222: protein MAAAEPGMKQFNGGGGAAPDAERGRFPHCVVWTPIPVLTWLFPIIGHMGICTSAGVIRDFAGPYFVSEDNMAFGKPVKYWKLDPSKVYATGPNAWDTAVHDASEEYKHRMHNLCCDNCHSHVALALNLMRYDNSTSWNMVKLCFFTLLYGRYVSIGGFVKTWLPFVLFLGVIVTVVLTLHLR, encoded by the exons ATGGCGGCGGCGGAGCCCGGGATGAAGCAGTTcaatggcggcggcggcgccgcgccgGACGCGGAGCGCGGCCGCTTCCCGCACTGCGTGGTGTGGACCCCGATCCCCGTCCTGAC GTGGCTGTTCCCCATCATTGGCCACATGGGCATCTGCACCTCGGCCGGCGTCATCCGCGACTTCGCGGGGCCCTACTTTGTGTCC GAGGACAACATGGCATTTGGGAAACCTGTGAA GTACTGGAAGCTGGATCCCAGCAAGGTTTATGCCACTGGTCCCAACGCGTGGGACACGGCCGTGCACGACGCCTCCGAGGAGTACAAGCACCGCATG CACAACCTTTGCTGTGACAACTGCCATTCCCACGTGGCTCTGGCCTTAAACTTGATGAGATATGATAACAGCACCTCCTGGAACATGGTGAAACTGTGCTTCTTCACACTCCTCTATGGGAGATACGTCAG catAGGGGGGTTTGTGAAGACCTGGCTGCCCTTTGTCCTGTTCCTGGGGGTGATTGTGACCGTGGTTCTCACCCTGCACCTGCGGTGA